GAATACCCCCTGCAAAAAAAAGGCCGCTGATCTCGCTCGCCCGCCGCGTAGCCGGACCCATCTTAAAAGCCGTCCCAAGCGCGAAGCACCGTCTCGCCCAAGCCGCAAATGCAGCCATGCGAACCACCGAGAAGGCCACCTTCACGCCGCAGCAAGCCAAAGCCTCGCTCGAATGCAGCCTCGCCGCCCTTCGCACCGACCGCATAGACCTATGGCTGCTTCACGAGGCAACAGCCGCCGACCTGCGCGATGAAGCCCTCCTAAGCCTTCTCGAAGAAGAGGTGCAGCAAGGAACCATAGGCTCCTTCGGCATAGGCAGCAGCGCCGATAAAATCCCTTCCCTCCTCGTCCAGCATCCCGCCTACTGCCGCGCCCTCCAGTACGAGTGGTCCGTCCTCGACCCAGAAGCAGACCCTGCAGCAAACCCGCTATTTCGACCGGAGCGCAGCGTAGAGGAGAAACCCGCTGTCCTCCCGCCGTCACCCTTCCGCATCCATCACCGCGCCCTCACGGAAAACTTCCGCTCTCTGCATCGCACTCTGTCCGTAGATAAACAGCTCT
The nucleotide sequence above comes from Tunturibacter empetritectus. Encoded proteins:
- a CDS encoding aldo/keto reductase, whose amino-acid sequence is MQLIELADTGRTTTRLGFGSSSLMGALGRRASLAILESAFDAGIRHFDVAPMYGYGEAEGCLGEFLQRHRDQVTVTTKYGIPPAKKRPLISLARRVAGPILKAVPSAKHRLAQAANAAMRTTEKATFTPQQAKASLECSLAALRTDRIDLWLLHEATAADLRDEALLSLLEEEVQQGTIGSFGIGSSADKIPSLLVQHPAYCRALQYEWSVLDPEADPAANPLFRPERSVEEKPAVLPPSPFRIHHRALTENFRSLHRTLSVDKQLCQRWSASTNIDLSNPEHLAHLMLKAALVMNPRSIILFSSKNPLHIQANAKTAEDRTLEAPARELHRLAQTERNRL